A genomic region of Gossypium hirsutum isolate 1008001.06 chromosome D01, Gossypium_hirsutum_v2.1, whole genome shotgun sequence contains the following coding sequences:
- the LOC121213926 gene encoding phytanoyl-CoA dioxygenase, giving the protein MGIVGNLTPQQRQSFDSQGFLVIESFASPAEIEAMRKRMDGMLQAFDPTTTASIFSTKNQVKLTSEYFYESAEKISFFFEEKAFDDNGNLKQPKELSINKVGHALHEIDPVFKEFSCSEKVSSLLFSLGYKKPVIIQSMYIFKQPGIGGEVTPHQDNSFLYTEPKTCTGLWLALEDATVVNGCLWAIPESQKNGLVRRFIRGDDGVYFDRPSPSYDQKDFVPIEVKAGSLVVIHGDLIHQSFENQSSNSRHAYSLHAVDTDGCKWAEDNWIRRKVEPKPLYASGQT; this is encoded by the exons ATGGGCATCGTTGGAAATCTCACTCCACAGCAGCGCCAATCTTTCGACTCTCAAG GTTTTCTTGTGATTGAATCATTTGCTAGCCCTGCAGAAATTGAAGCTATGAGGAAGAGAATGGACGGAATGCTTCAGGCCTTTGACCCTACCACCACCGCTTCTATTTTCTCCACCAAAAATCAA GTAAAATTGACCAGTGAATACTTCTATGAAAGTGCTGAAAagatttcctttttctttgaag AAAAAGCATTTGATGATAATGGAAATTTAAAGCAACCGAAGGAACTTTCTATTAATAAAGTCGGGCATG CGTTACATGAGATTGATCCAGTTTTCAAAGAATTCTCTTGCTCTGAGAAGGTTTCGAGTTTGCTTTTCTCCTTAGGTTACAAGAAGCCCGTGATCATTCAATCAATGTATATCTTTAAG CAACCAGGTATAGGAGGTGAGGTAACTCCTCACCAGGACAACTCGTTTCTTTATACTGAACCTAAAACTTGCACTGGTCTGTGGCTAGCTCTAGAAGATGCTACAGTTGTAAACGGCTGCCTTTGGGCCATTCCTGAATCTCAAAAAA ATGGTCTTGTTAGAAGGTTCATTAGGGGTGATGATGGAGTTTACTTTGATAGGCCGTCCCCATCGTATGACCAGAAAGATTTTGTGCCTATTGAAGTAAAAGCTGGGTCTTTGGTTGTAATTCATGGTGACCTTATTCATCAAAG TTTTGAAAATCAGTCTTCAAATTCACGGCATGCATACAGCTTGCATGCGGTAGATACTGATGGCTGCAAGTGGGCAGAAGATAATTG GATCCGAAGAAAAGTTGAACCTAAGCCCCTTTACGCTTCTGGACAGACTTGA
- the LOC121213927 gene encoding WUSCHEL-related homeobox 6: MGYPHITDLNLSHSFNIAKPSPLDPNPTNTTNLLALNHGDLASNANEGSPTTELNSQQQQPLGSSRWNPTPEQLLTLEELYRRGTRTPSAAQIQQIATRLRRFGKIEGKNVFYWFQNHKARERQKRRRQLKTEEQQQQQCDTESLEKKESVFSLPIGCCQIKPTNEGSPSNVSKFSEEFIWTHGFAKSEGNEWMEIEEKELRMELCCTPIDLTNTTITASLDTQKNLCSFKPHQEKITTLEDENREDQTLELFPLGSNDGNGINISNKDTQVPIRAISTTPNQYFEFLPLKN, encoded by the exons ATGGGATATCCCCATATCACTGACCTCAACTTGTCTCATTCATTCAACATTGCAAAGCCTTCACCCTTGGATCCTAACCCTACTAACACCACCAACCTTTTAGCTTTGAATCATGGTGATTTGG CAAGTAATGCAAATGAGGGAAGTCCTACGACAGAATTGAACAGCCAGCAGCAGCAGCCATTAGGGAGTTCACGTTGGAATCCAACGCCGGAGCAGTTACTGACCCTCGAGGAACTCTACCGACGTGGAACACGGACTCCGTCGGCAGCACAAATCCAACAAATCGCGACGCGGCTTCGGAGGTTCGGGAAGATCGAAGGGAAGAATGTTTTCTACTGGTTCCAAAACCATAAAGCAAGAGAACGTCAAAAACGCCGCCGTCAACTCAAGACTgaagaacaacaacaacaacaatgtgATACCGAAAGCTTGGAAAAGAAGGAATCCG TATTTTCGTTGCCAATAGGATGCTGCCAAATTAAACCGACAAACGAGGGTTCTCCTTCAAACGTTAGTAAATTTTCAGAG GAATTCATTTGGACGCATGGATTTGCAAAAAGTGAAGGAAATGAGTGGATGGAAATTGAGGAGAAGGAATTACGCATGGAGTTGTGTTGTACACCAATTGACCTCACCAACACCACCATAACAGCTTCATTGGACACTCAGAAAAATTTATGTTCATTCAAACCCCACCAAGAAAAAATTACCACTCTTGAAGATGAAAACAGAGAAGATCAGACCCTCGAGCTGTTTCCCCTTGGAAGCAACGATGGAAACGGCATTAATATCAGCAACAAAGACACCCAAGTTCCCATCAGAGCCATAAGTACAACCCCAAACCAGTATTTCGAGTTTCTTCCTCTGAAGAACTGA
- the LOC121213928 gene encoding uncharacterized protein, whose amino-acid sequence MCPQTAFRPSKALDGVNGVQVVPRSPFALEEINQQREFQSTHDKSFFTANQPLLMQVWQQRPSCLRPVRCCMKGDQNFQETVANVLTSLPFIVLGIQAPRKNLNSKLYANSLIGVGVASTLYHSSRGKLRMYLRWADYTMIATATVCLSRALRNENPKLLMAASALLLPVQPLMVSAVHTGMMEVAFAKRALKYPELRMAHNVHKMSSLLGGVLFIADDVFPRTPFIHAAWHLAAAVGVGTCNKLLE is encoded by the exons ATGTGTCCCCAAACAGCGTTCAGGCCTAGTAAAGCGTTAGACGGTGTAAATGGAGTGCAAGTGGTTCCTCGTTCACCTTTTGCATTGGAGGAGATAAACCAACAAAGGGAATTCCAATCCACTCATGATAAATCATTTTTTACAGCAAATCAACCACTATTGATGCA AGTATGGCAGCAGAGGCCATCTTGTTTAAGGCCAGTAAGATGTTGTATGAAAG GGGATCAGAATTTTCAAGAAACAGTGGCTAATGTGTTAACCTCACTTCCTTTTATAGTTCTTGGGATCCAAGCCCCGAG GAAAAATTTGAACTCTAAGCTGTATGCTAATTCACTAATCGGAGTTGGAGTTGCCTCTACTTTGTATCATTCTTCCAGAGGAAAGCTGAGGATGTATTTAAGGTGGGCTGACTACACAATGATTGCCACTGCTACTGTG TGTCTATCAAGAGCTCTTAGAAATGAGAATCCGAAGTTATTGATGGCAGCTTCTGCTTTACTTCTACCTGTTCAGCCTCTGATGGTTTCAGCTGTTCACACTGGAATGATGGAG GTGGCATTTGCAAAAAGAGCATTGAAATACCCAGAATTAAGGATGGCTCACAATGTTCATAAGATGTCATCACTGTTGGGAGGTGTTCTTTTCATTGCAGACGATGTCTTTCCTAGGACTCCTTTCATTCATGCTGCATGGCATCTTGCAGCAGCTGTCGGTGTTGGCACGTGTAACAAGCTTCTTGAGTAG